In Bradyrhizobium manausense, the sequence CGAGAACAACCAGCTCCGCCAGACCAACGAAGGCTCCGAGCGCACGATCAAGGATCTGCGCGTCGAGATCGCCGGTTTGAGCGGCGGCAAGTCGTCGGCCGCGATGGAGACACTGCGCACCGAGAAGGCCGCACTGGAAGAGCAGCTCGTCACGGCCCGCGACGAGCGGGCGAAACTCCAGCGCGACATCAACGTGATCCAGCAGCAGGCCGAGAGCTCCTGGGCGACCGAGCGCATGGAGAATGCGCTGCTGCGCGAGCGCATCAACGACATCGCCGCCGAGGTGGCAAAGCTCGCGATGCAACTGGAAGGCCCGAACTCGCCGATCGAGGCGCTGCTGGCGGCCGAGGCCGGCCAGCCGCCGAAGCAGGCCGCCCGCCCGGCCAATGGCGTCGCGACCAACGGCGCGGCAGCCGCCGCCCTGCCCGAGGGCGGTGGAACGCTGGCCGAACGCATCCGCGCGCTCCAGGCCCACGCCTCTCGCGCCCGCCAGCAAGGCGCTTAAATCACCCCAAATCCGGCCTCGCCGCCGAATTGCGACACTGACGAAAGGTTTTCCGGCTCGAAGCCGCCTGAAAACTTGACACGTCTCACCCGCACTTCTAAATCGCGGGCTCCAATGCGCCGGCCAGCCGACAAGGTCCGGCCGTAGGCACGATGGTTACGGGTGCATAGCTCAGCGGGAGAGCGTTCCCTTCACACGGGAGAGGTCCAAGGTTCGATCCCTTGTGCGCCCACCATCCATCATCCTGAACCCTGCTGTTTGCGGACGATCCCTGATGCGGGGACGGCTTTCGTCACCCATCCGATCGAAATGTCGAAAACAACCCCATGCACAGTAGCCGACTTCAGTCGGATCAATGGGTTGCGCATTTTCCGAAAATAACTTGCGCCGTCGGGCAAAACAGGGGCAATGACGGGGCAAGCTTCACGCGACCCGATTTGGCCTCCACGCCGCGTACAGCCCGACGAGGGTTCCGATCGCGACGAGCGCTGCCGCCAGCAGCACCTGCAACTGCCCGTCATCGGTAGCGCCGACGGACGACACGAGCCTGGTCACGATGACGAACAGGATGCCCACGGCGGCCGCTGTCCCCACGCAGAGATAGGCGAGCTCTCGCGCCAGGTTTCGGCCGAGAAGGCCGAGCGCGGTGAAATACATCGCGCAAGCGTTGGGGTGAACGAACAGGGCGATGCGTGCGTAAGGACCGTAGGCGTCGAACAGGGACTCGCACCGGCCCAGCGCCGCTGATGAGGCGACCCGCTGCAGGAACGGTCTGAAGAAGCGAGCCTGTCCGTAGCTCAGAACGGCGCCCACGATGATGGCCAGCCACGCCACGATGAAAACGGAGACATCCGCCGACTTCGGACCGAGCGCCGCGGACATCAGGATGAGAGCCGTGCCGGGAAAATAGCCAAAATACGGGAACACCGACTCCAGCAGCACGCAGACGAACATGAAGACCGGAAACCATGCTGAGCCGGTCGCATCCCGGACGATGACGTTCAGGTCGAAAATGTCGGTCTTGTACAGGACGAGGTACATGCACATGGCCAATCCGGCCAGCGCGTAGAATGGCAACGCTCCCGACAGAAATCGTCTCATCCAACCGTCGGGCCTTGTTGCGCGGACACAGCGGAGATCATCGATACCAGGGCACGACAATGGACATGCGCTGATCATCTAGACGAACGGGACGGCCGATGTCGATGACACTCTTTGCCGCGCAATCCTCGCCGCGCCCTGCGCGTCCCCTACGCGATCGCCAAAATCTCGATCTCCTGCGCCCCTCCGCCGACCACGTCACCCACAGCCTTCCCCATCAGCGATTTCGCGACCGGCGCGACGAACGAGATCGATCCGGCCTTCGGATCGGCCTCGTCCTCGCCGACGATGCGGTAGGTCTGCACGCGGCCATCAGTGCGGCTGAAGGTCACCGTGCTGCCGAAGGCGACAACATCGGTCGATGCCGGATTGGCAACGAGCTGCGCCGTGCGCAGGCGCTCGGTCAGATAGCGCGCGTCCCGCAAAGGCACCGCCGACTGCCGGCGCTTTTCGTTGACGTCGTCGATGGCTTGCGCGGCTTCATAGGCCTCGCGCGCAGCGTGAAGCTGCGACTGCAATGCCTGCAAGCCCGCTTCCGTCACGAGGTTCGGATGCGGCGAGATCGGACGATCCGGCAGCAACGTCTCGGAGGCGGTCTCGGCGCTCTCTTCTTTGGTAAAGGCGACGCTCAATTCGAGATCCTGTCGAACGGTTTTGGAGTGATCGCCGCGCCACTCGCCTGCAGTCCACCGCAGTGAACCGCGCCGGGTGACCTGCGATCATCTTTCACTATATCTCAAGTTCGACGAAACGGCGTAGCTTGAAGACCAGGTCGGGCAGCGCCTGACGGAACCGGGTCGCGTTCTGGAAATTGGTCGAGAACGGCGCGAAGGTGATCATCGCGTTCCAGTGGCGATAGCCGTAGACCGTGACCGAGACACCGGACGCCGGAAAACCCTCGATCTTGCGCAACTCGCCGAGCACGAGTTCGGCAATCGCTGCCGCGGGCAAACGTCGCTTGCCGTCGGACGTCAGCGGTTGATTGACAGGCGCGGCCGGCTCCGGAACAGCGGCCGCGTCGTCGGACGCATCCTGGAGCTTGGGCGATTCCGCTTCCGGGATCTCGGGCACCGCAGGAACGGGCTCGCTCGCCGGCGCGGCCGGCATGAAGTCAGCAAGCGGCGGCGGGCTTGCGGCCTCTGCGCGCTTGTTGCCTCCCAGGATGCTGCTGATCATGGCCACAAGGCCAGCATCCTTTGCGTCGTCACTCATCACGGCTTCCCCCGGCTCGGCCTACTCTAACATCGGCACCGTAGACTGCCACAAGGGCCGCGCGTCAGATCAAACCATCACTCCTGCATGGCTCCCTGCTCCGCCGCGACAGCACGCCGCGCCGCAAGACGATCGGTCATTGCTTCTCGAACGGAACGTATTGCTGATACTCCTTGGGCACCGAGCTGCGGTAACGCTCCGGCACGGTCCCGGTATCCATCGAATGCTCCATCTCCTGCCGGGTCATGGCCTTCGGCGCCGTCTTCTTCGCCGGCTTCTTCTCAGCGCTTTTCTTCGAAATAGTCGACGGGCTCGATGTGTCGGAGGCTGTGCCCGGCGGTGTCGTGGTCGTCGGCGCGGCGGTTGCAGCCGGTTGCGTGGTCGCCGGCGTGTTCTGCGCCAGCGCGAGCGGTGTCTGCATGATGAGCGCCAGTGCCGCAGTCGCGGTCAGCAAATATAATTTTTGCATCAGAACCTCCAATATACCTGAACCCCAATGGCAAGGGCGTCGTCCGGCGCGATCGACGCGTGCAAGTCGACCGAGGATAGGCGGGACCACGCCCGCAAACTGTGGCCGAGATCACATGCCCACGACGGCTTGCCGCATCATAGGCGCTTGCCGGGCACGACGCACGCTCCGATACCGGGGCGCGCGCGACAACGCGTCGGATGCCGCCTCGAATACGCAAGGGCCTCGTGGCGACTTTCCGGCAGGTCGGCCGATCGCGGATCACTCCGCGTTACGCATTCTCGCAAGCCTCAACGATTGACGGCGCGGCATGCGCGCACCGACACAACTTTCACGGGAGCATGAAATTCGGTACGGCATCGGCCTCGCTGATTAGGTCGGCGAGGCTGACATTGCCTCGCATCGCCGATGTCGATGACGAGAATGTTATTCAGCATCGACACGCGAAAAATTCGCGAAGCACATCCACAGCTTGTTCGCAACGCTGCCTCACAAAACCGGATCGACGTCGCGCAATGTGTGAAGCAGCGCATTGCGAGGCAAAATTCAGCGATCTAGCTTCACATGCATATCCTATGACGAACAATTTTAGATTTAGTTGCTTGCCGTCGTCACTTTTCATGGAGGTCCTTTATGAGCAGTCGTCACGCTATTGCGCCCCGCGGTCTCAACGCCACCCGTTCGCCGCTGTCACAAGGCCGCTTCGGCCGCATGTTTCGCACTCTGACACCGGCTAAATTCGGCCCGAACGAAGCCGACAACATCGCCAACCTCGCAGCGCTCGCCGACAACATGGTCGGCGATTTCGATCCGCCCAAGGACGGCCCCGACGCCGAGGAGAGCGGAATTCCCGCGCTCTACACTTACTTCGGTCAGTTCATCGATCACGACATCACCTTCGATCCGGTGAGCTCGCTGACCAAGCAGCAGGATCCGGATGGGCTCGTCGACTTCCGCACGCCCGCGCTCGATCTGGACAATCTCTATGGCCGCGGTCCGAACGACCAGCCCTACATGTACGACAGCAGCGGAAAATTCCTGCTCGGCGATCCCCTGACCGGCACCGGCGTCGCCAACGCCGTCGACCTGCCGCGCTTCAGGGGACGCGCACTCATCGGCGACCCCCGCAACGACGAAAACAGCATCGTCTCGCAGTTCCAGGGATTGATGCTGCGCTTCCACAACCGGATGGTCGACGACAATGACGGTCTCTCCTTCCAGGACGTGCAACAGCGCGTGCGCTTCCACTATCAATATGTCGTGCTGAACGACTTCCTGCCGCGCATCGTCAATGCCACCGTGCTGAACGATCTCAGGACCGGCGGCCATTACGATCGCGGCAAGCTCGCCTATTATCACTGGAAGACGTACCCGTTCATGCCGGTCGAGTTTTCGGTTGCCGCCTACCGGCTCGGACATTCCATGATCCGGCCCGGCTATCGGCTCAACGACGCCGACAACATGCTGCTGCAGATATTCCCCGATCCGAACAATCCCGACAACAACGCGCTGACCGGTTTCCGCGCGATGGGGCCGGGACGCGCCATCGACTGGGGGCGGTTCATCGACATCGACACCCGCGCCTACGGCGTCGAGGACGACAGCACCAATCCCGACAACAAGCGGCGCCTCCAGTTCGCCTACCGCATCGACACCTCTCTGGTCGATCCGCTGCGCAAGCTGCCGCCGGAGGTCGCCTCCAATCCGTCGTCGCTGGCGCTTCGCAATCTCGAACGCGGCTGGCGACTCGGGCTGCCTTCGGGCCAGGCGGTCGCCAGGGCGATGCACCAGACGCCGCTGACCGACGAGCAGATCATCGTCGGCCGGGCCGTCGATGATCCCGATCCGTCCGGCGACCCGCAGGTTCCGATCGCGTCGATTGCGAACGGCATCTTCAAGGGTAATTGCCCGCTCTGGACCTACATCCTCGCGGAAGCGGCCCAGTTCAAGACCGCCGTCGCAGTTCCGGCCACCGGCGCCCCGGCGGGCGGCGTCAACACGCCTCAGCTCGGCCCGGTCGGCGGACGTATCGTCGCCGAGGTCTTCCTCGGCATGATGTTCGGCGACGCCTCCTCCGTGCTGTCGCTCGATCCGAACTGGGCGCCGGTGACCGGTCCCGCTTTCGCGCTGAAGGATCTCGTGACCTACGCACTCGGCCAGGGCGCACCGCTGCATTGAACTATTGACGATGACCGACGAAGGCCGCCTGCGTCATGCCGGCGGCCTTCAGCTAACGATGCTGAGATCAGTCCGCGGGCTGCCTCGTTCACCTGCGAGCACCAGTAGCCGAGGTGTGATTTCAATGGGAGTGCTTTCGCTGTCTCAGGGCTGCAGCAATGACAGGAGCCTTTGACGATCCTGATCGCGCAGGCGCTGGCAGTCTCGCAGCCGTTCCAGCTCCTTTTCAGCGTTGACGGTATTCTGACCATCCTTTTTCAAGTCGAGAACGAGCCGCTCCTGTTCTGCAAGCTGGCGTTCTCCTGCGACCACATCTCGTTCAACACGGCTCAATTCATCATAGATCGAAGTTCTGTCCATCGAAGCACTCCACGTGCTCGATCAACCCCGATCGGCGTTTCACCGTTCCTTCTCTTCTGCCGTTTTTTCCCGATCATTTTGACGCTAGCGGGAGAAATGGACTCAACCGCGAGTGTACGTGTCGGCGTCTCAGGCGAAGATCAGAGACGGGCCTATGAGCAGCCCATGTCCAGTCGGACGTGAAGAAGACCAAGCGCATCCTTCGTCGCGTCGGCGCAATCGGTGCTTGAAGAAACTCATCGCCGCCGGTTCATGAGCCACAGCGCGCCCGACGATCCCGCGAGCGTGACGACCATCATGAGAACGAGCCCGGCGGACATGACGGCATCCCCTGCTGCCGCCAGTGAGCTGCCGCCCCCGCCCACGAGCATCAGCAGTGGAATGGCCACAAGCGGGCCGCCGAGCTGGGCGGCAAGGAAAGCGCCGAGAAGCGAGACGACGATGTTTGCAATCCAGCCGAGCACACCCCGTTTTTTCGTCCATGCCTCGTGGACGGCGATCGCCAAAGCGGCGGCAAACGTGGCCGCCGCAATCACCAAGCCCCCACCGACGGCATCCATCGGAATCGCGCCGGCCATCTGCAGAACCACGATGCCGATCACGGCAATCAGCACGATGATGTATGGCATGAGGTTCGTCCCTGCTGCTCGGTCGGAGGCGACTGCCGGCATGCTCGCGTGGCAGGCTCGCCTCCTCTCACGATTAGTTGCTGGGAATCCTTGTCCGGTTCATCCGCGGAGCTCGAACGGCCTCCGAACCCAAAGCCGCTGCGTGCAAATGTGCGCGGCCGATTGGCTTGGATCAAAGCGCGCTTTTTGTCTGGGAGTCGCCACAGGGTTGCAAGACGTGCCTGACCAGCCGGCCTACAATCCTGGTGAGTGGTGAACTGTGAACTGCCTCACTTCACCACTCCACCGATCAGGATATCTTCCTAGACGGCTACCCCGGTGCCCGAGCGACGGAGGATAAGATGCATCATTCGTTCTACTTGTTTTTGCCGCTCGCGCTCGCAGCCACGCCTGTCATGGCACTCGAAGTCCTGACATCAGATGCGAAGCGTTCGGCGATAGCGGCAGAAGCGAGATATCGGATCCTGATCCGCGTCGCGGGCGCGCTGACTATATTACTGGTCGTATCAAGCCTTATGACATTCCATCCCGAGCTCGGCGCAATCATCGCGGAGTATAATCAATTCTCATAACCGTTCCGTCGAAATGATGCCTCGGGATTGAAGCCTCCGACAGTGAGCCGCAGCCACGAGCCGTTGAAGCAGCATTGACGCGTTTATCCGGCAGCAAACGCCCAAGCGGATCGACGACCGCCTTATCTCGAAAGTCCGGCGTCGGTGCGCAGATGCGCTAATGCGCCGCCGCGAGGCCGCTCTCCGCAAGCCGCTCCGCGAACCAGAGCGACTGCGCCTGATCGACGACGCCACTCACATAAACTTCCGAAATCGTCACGCTGTCCTTGTCCAGCACCAGCAGCACGCCCATCCAAAAGGCGAACCAGACATGCGGATCGGTCATCGCCTTCAGCTTGTGCTGATCGTGCTCCAGCGGCGTGTGATTGCTCGCCTTGCGAATTTCAACGCTGAGCAGATTGTTCGGGATCTCGCGCTGGTGCACGACCACGTCGGGATAGATCGACTTGCCGAGATGATCGTCGGTCGAGATGATGGTACCGTGCGGCAGGTGCAGCGTGCGCTCGCCGAGCCGGTCGTAATTGCAGTCGACTGCCCAGCCCTGGAACTGCCGCTCGAGATAGACGGCGAAGCGGTGCGTGATCGCGCGCTCGCCGATGTCCTTCTCGAACAGGAATCCCTCGTGGGCGTAGAACTCCCGGAGCGCCGCGATTATCTTGTTCAGCTCGGTCTGCATCGTGCCCCCGCCCATCACGCGCCCACTCGCGCCGCTATCAGACCTTCATGGTGAGAGCGCGGAACGCGCCACACCAGCAATGTCGTCCCGGCGAAGGCCGGGACCTATGCCGCGAGATCCACCGAGGGCGCGCGGTGCGCCTGCCGGACCTCGAATCTTCGTCAAATCTCTCCCCGGGGTTATGGGTCCCGGCCTTCGCCGGGACGACGTCCTGAGAGAGCTCGGCCAGCCCTACATCTGCACTTCGATCAGCCGCGGTCCCGGCTCGGCGACGGCCTCGGCCAGCGCCTTGTTGAACTCGTCGGCATTGGTGACGGCGCGGCCCGGCACGCCCATGCCCTTGGCCAGCGCGACGAAATCGAGCGTCGGCCGATCGAGGCGGAGCATGTCGTTGGCGCGCTGGCCGGGCTCGCCGGCGCCGACATTGTCGAACTCGCCGCGCAGGATCTGGTAGATGCGGTTGGCGAACACAATGGTGACGATGTTCAGGTTCTCGCGGGCCTGCGTCCACAGCGACTGGATCGTGTACATCGCGCTGCCGTCGCCGACCATGGTGATGACCTTGCGATCGGGGCAGGCGATCGCGGCGCCGATCGACAGCGGAGTCGAGAAGCCGATCGAGCCGCCCATGTTCTGCAGCCAGTCGTGCGGCGCGGCTGCCGCCGTCGGCGGAAAGAAGCCGCGGCCGGTGGTCAGCGACTCGTCGACCATGATCGCGTTCTCGGGGATCGCACAGGCGATCGCCTGCGCGATCGAGGCGAAGGTGAGCGCGCCGGTCGGCTTGACGAGTTCAGCCGAGGCATGTGGCTTGACGTCCCTGGCGCTGGCCTTCACGGCGCCGGCGAGCGCTTCCAGCGCCGCCACCGAATTCTCGCCCCAGGAGGTCATGCGATGGACCTCGCAGCCCTCGGGCTTGAGCATGCTCGGCTTGTTCGGATAGGCGAAGAACGCCACGGGATCATCGGACTCGACCAGCACGATGTGACGGAACCTGGCCAGCATCGGCAGCGCGTTCTCGATCACATAATGGATGCGGTCGATCGAGAAGCGGCCGCGGCCGCGCGCCATCTTCGGGCGGAAGGTCGGGCCCATCACGGTGCAGCCGGTCTTGGCGGCGATGCGCTCGGCCAGCGCCAGGCCCTGCTCGCTCAGCGCGCTGCCAGTCATCAAGAGCAGCGTGCCCTCGCCGTCGCCATGCAGGATCTTTGCGGCCTGCTCGACCGCCTGCGGCGAATAGCTGGCGCGCTGCTGCTCGGCCGGAACCTCGGCCACGCCATCGGCTTCGTTCCAGGCGGTGTCGGCAGGCAGGATCAGGGTTGCGATCTGCGGCGGGGCGCTCTTGGCGGCGGCGATCGCGGCGGCGCCGTCGGCGGCGACCGATTTGGAATTCGGCGAGGTGCGGACCCAGGACGACATCGGCCGGGCCAGGCCCTCGATGTCGGAGGTCAGCGGCGCGTTATAGTCGATGTGGTAGACGGCGTGCTGGCCGACGATATTGACGATGCCGGAATTGGCCTTCTTGGCGTTGTGCAGATTGGCGAGGCCATTGGCGAGACCGGGGCCGAGATGCAGCAAGGTCGAGGCCGGCGTGCCCTTCATGCGGAAATAGCCGTCGGCCGCGCCCGTCACCACACCTTCGAACAGGCCGAGCACGCAGCGCATGCCCGGCACGCGGTCGAGTGCCGCGACAAAATGCATCTCGGAGGTGCCCGGGTTGGTGAAGCAGACGTCCACCCCGCCCTTGACCATCGTCCGCACCAGGCTTTCCGCACCGTTCATTCTATCTGCTCCCGCAACCGGCCCATTCCAGTGATCCGTCCGATCAATCATTGTTCGCGGGCCCGGTCAAAGCAAGAGCCGGCATTGCCGCCCTGCCCCGCATGACAACCCGCCGGCTTGGCTAATGCTTTTTCGACAAATTGGCCCTGGTTGGCGATTTGGTAACGCCGCCCGTTAACGATGACCTGTCTGTTAGGAAGGTTTGCCTCACGGGGCCGTGGCTTGCGGAATGCCCGCAAATATGGCCTGTGGCTTCTGTTGAATCGATTTTTTTGCTGGGGGAAACAATGATCCGGTTTTTTGCCGCGCCGATCACCGCAATCGCGCTCTTGCTGGCTGGCGCAGCCGACGCATCCGCGGCCGGCATGATGGACTTCACGGGCACCAGCTCCACCGGCTATCTCGGCGGCGGCGGCGCGAGCCCGATCCCCCGCACCACCGTCATGTACAACGGCAACTATGCCCCCGGCACGATCGTGGTGAACACCGCAGAGCGCCGGCTCTATCTCGTGCTCCAGAATGGCCAGGCGCTGCGCTACGGCATCGGCGTCGGCCGTGACGGCTTCCGCTGGGGCGGGGTGCACAAGATCACGGCCAAGAAGGAATGGCCGGAATGGACGCCGCCGTCGCAGATGATCGCCCGCCGGCCCGACCTGCCGCGCCACATGAAGGGCGGCATCGAGAACCCGCTCGGCGCCCGCGCGATGTATCTGGGCTCGACGCTTTACCGCATTCACGGCTCCAACGAGCCGGAGACGATCGGCCAGGCGGTGTCCTCGGGCTGCTTCCGCATGACCAATGACGACGTCACCGACCTCTACGGCCGCGTCGGCGTCGGCACCACCGTGGTCGTGCTCAACAACTGATCCCCGAACACCGCGGGAACCCTTCATCCGCGTGAATTTGCGGACTTGTGCGTCGCCGGCGAATGCGGCAGCGTTGCGTGACGATGCGCGCTTTCAACCTGCCCTCGGCCGCCTTTCGCTTCGCCCTGCTGGCGTTTGCGGCGCTCACTTGTCTGCCTGATGCCGCACCCAGGGCCATCGCCGGCGAGCTGCCCGCGATCGCCTCGCGCCAGCGTGCCGAGAAGAAGAGCTTTACCGACGCCGAGATCGTCGACGGCTTCTTCAAGACCGCCTTCGGCGCCGAATACCACCTCGCGGGCCGCGTCGACCGCATCCGCAAGTTCGACGGACCTGTGCGCGTGTTCGCCGAGACCGATCGCGCGGATCGCAAGGCGCAGCTCGCAAAGGTCGTCGCCGACATCGGCAAGCGCGTGCAGCATCTCGACATCGCCATGACCGACGTCAGCGAGGCGGCGAATGTGCGGGTGAAGCTGGTGCGCGATCGCGACCTCTACCGCACCATCACGAGCTTCTACGGCGCCGAGAAGGCGCGCGAGATCCGCACCTCGCTCGATCCGCAATGCCTGTCCGGCTTCCGCAAGAACGAGCAATACGAGATCGAGCATTCCGACGTCATCCTCACCGTCGACAGCAGCGACTTCACCTTCCTCGACTGCGCCTATGAGGAAGTGCTGCAGTCGCTCGGGCCGATCAACGACACCGCGAGCGTGCCGTGGACGATGTTCAACGACAACGTCTCGATGGGCTATTTCGACGTCTACGACCAGTACATCCTCAATCTGCTCTACGACCCCCGCATCAAGGCCGGCATGACCGTGCTGGAGGTGAGAGCGGTGCTGCCCGAGGTGCTCGCGGATGTGCGCGCCTGGGTCAAGCAGGTGAACAATCTGAAGGAATAGACTTTACGAGCCCCCTCTCCCCTTGTGGGAGAGGGGAAGACGCCGTGCTGCGTCCTATCCTACGAGATCGGCGACGGTGGTCGCGGCCTTCAACCCGGTGCCGGTGAGGACCGCGACCGTGGTCTCGTTGGCCTTGATGGCCCCGTTGGCCGAGAGTTTCTCCAGCGCCGCAGCCGCGCTGGCGCTGGTGGGCTCGGCGAACAGGCCCTGCCGCGCCAGACGGCGCAGCGCGGCGACGATCTCGTCCTCGGTGAGCGCAACCGTGCCGCCGCCGCTTTCGCGCAAGGCGCCGATGATCTCGCGCAGCCGCAGCGGAGACTTGATCGCGGTGCCCTCGGCAATGGTCTTGTTCACCTCGCGCGCCACAGGCGTATCGACGCCGGCCTTGAAGCTCGCATCGATCGGCGAGCAATTGAGCGGTTGCGCGGCGAACAGGCGCGGCAGCTTTGCGATCTGTCCCGCCTTCAAGAGCTCGCGGAAGCCGAAGGCGCAGCCGAGCAGGCTGCTGCCGGCACCGACCGGGACGATGACGTTGTCGGGCGCACGAAACCCAAGATCTTCCCAGATCTCATAGGCGAACGATTTGGTGCCCTCGAGAAAGAACGGCTGCCAGTTGTGGCTGGCATAGAAGGTCTGGCTCGACTGCCTGATGGCCTCGGCCTCCGACTCCTCGCGCGGCCCCTCGACGAGCTGGACCTCGGCGCCGTAGGCGCGCACCTGCGCGATCTTGGCCGGCGAGGTCGAGGCCGGCGCCAGGATCTTCACGCGCATGCCGCCGGCCGCGCCAAGCCCGGCCATCGACGAGCCGCCATTGCCGGAGGAGTCCTCCAAAATGGCGTTGACGCCGATCTGCCGCAGGAAGGATAGCATCACCGCGGAGCCGCGGTCCTTGAAGCTGCCGGTCGGGTTGAACCATTCGAGCTTGAAGAACGGCCGCAGATCGCCCCACGCCTGCTGCACGAGCGGCGTGCAGCCGGCGCCCAGCGAGATCGGGTCGTTGATCTCCACCGGCAGCGATGCCCGGTAGCGCCACAGCGATCGCGTGCCGGTGTCGATATCCGCGCGCGAGATTCCTGCCCCCGGCGTCACCAGCAGCGGTGTGCGCTCATCCGAGCACCAGCGCGGCTCGTGAAGCGGATAAAGCTTTCCATTGCGTGGATCGATGTAGCTGGCGGCAGACATACTAGCTGAAGACATGGCGCACTCCGAAAACGAGGCCGGAGCCGTAGGATATGTCTGATTGCCTAGGTTTTGCCTAGTCCGATGCGGTGCATGAGGTCCGTGAAACGCGCATCGCTGCGGATGGAATCGAAGGCGGGGCGCAGCAGGATCGAGGGATTGAAGCGGGCCTCGTAAGCCTTGTCGAGCCAGTCGAGCGCGGCGTCGCGATCGCCAAGACCTGCATGGATGAGCGCGATGTTGGCCTGCGCTGATGGATATGTGTCCGCGTGCGCCGCCATGTCGGCAGCAATCCTGAGAGCGTCCTCCTTGCGGCCGGAAACGGCGTAAGCGTAGGCGAGGTTGGAATCGAACACGCTGCTGTGGCCGGAGATCTCGATCGCCTTGCGGAACTCGGCAATCGCCTCGTCGAAGCCACCGAGCTGAACCAGGGCCTGGCCAAGCTCATAATGGCCGACGGCGAATCCTGGATCGAGCTCGAGCGTCTTGCGGCTCTGCGCGACCGCCGCGGCGAAATCCCTGACGATGCAGAGCGCATCGGCGATGTCGGCGCCGATGATGAGGGAGAGCGGATCGAGGCTTTGCGCCTGGTTGAATTGTTGCAGCGCCTCTGATGTCTTGTCCATCAGCATCAGATGCCAGGCGTACCAATGATGTGCGGTGGCGTAGCTGGGGCTGAGGCGGATGGCGGCCTCGTATTCGGACGCAGCGACGTCCCAGTCCCAGCCGTAGAGATCGAGCGCGAAGGCAAGCGAGGTGTGGGCTTCGCCGAGCGTGCCGTCGAGCTCGAGCGCCCTGCTCGCCGCCGCGGTCGCCTTGGAGAATGCCTCCGTGGTCGAGAGCACGCCGTATTCCCAGTCGCCGGCGAGTGCATAGGCATCGGCAAGGCCGGAATGGGCCTCGGCATAGGAGCGGTCAATCTCGATGGCCTGGCGGAAATATTTGATCGCGGACCTGAGACCGTCGCCGGTGCGCTTGTTCAGGAAGTAACGGCCCTTCAGGTAATCTTCGTAGGCCAGCGGATCGACGCTGCGGGCCTTTTCAGGTGTGGCGCGCTCGCCGTGATTCAGCGTGGCGCGCACCTGCCCGGCCACGGCACGGGCGACACGGACCTGAAGCGTCAGCGCATCACGCACGTCGCCTTCATAGCTGTCTGCCCAGACCCGGCTGTCGTCGCTCGCGTGGATCAGCTGCGCCGTGATCCGCACGCGCCCATTCGCGCGCATCACGCTGCCTTCGATGACAGCGTCGACATTGAGCTCGCGCGCGATGGTCGCGAGCGATTTGTGCGCGCCTTTATATGTCATCGCCGAGGTGCGCGAGATCACCCTCAGTGCATCGACCTTGCCGAGCTCCGTGATCAGCTCGCCGGTCATGCCGTCGGCGA encodes:
- a CDS encoding winged helix-turn-helix domain-containing tetratricopeptide repeat protein; translated protein: MLHEPELIDRPATARRTKFGAFEANQRSGELVKNGRRVRLQEQPFQLLSALLERPGEVVTREELRTLLWPQTVVDYDHGLNKAVSKIREALGDSAESPRFVETVARRGYRFLADVTVMIDGSPARAPDPPPPEPQVAPPAPPVVRRRHGLFASIGLIVLLAAALLAWLSRWREMPQTIHSLAVLPLINTSEVQSQDFFADGMTGELITELGKVDALRVISRTSAMTYKGAHKSLATIARELNVDAVIEGSVMRANGRVRITAQLIHASDDSRVWADSYEGDVRDALTLQVRVARAVAGQVRATLNHGERATPEKARSVDPLAYEDYLKGRYFLNKRTGDGLRSAIKYFRQAIEIDRSYAEAHSGLADAYALAGDWEYGVLSTTEAFSKATAAASRALELDGTLGEAHTSLAFALDLYGWDWDVAASEYEAAIRLSPSYATAHHWYAWHLMLMDKTSEALQQFNQAQSLDPLSLIIGADIADALCIVRDFAAAVAQSRKTLELDPGFAVGHYELGQALVQLGGFDEAIAEFRKAIEISGHSSVFDSNLAYAYAVSGRKEDALRIAADMAAHADTYPSAQANIALIHAGLGDRDAALDWLDKAYEARFNPSILLRPAFDSIRSDARFTDLMHRIGLGKT